The following coding sequences are from one Chthonomonadales bacterium window:
- a CDS encoding VWA domain-containing protein encodes MEDRTHQIAGQSGPARPGPADRTVVTGAQGAAPDAMRTTMGAPMRGLEIEAVPGASSLYAASPTREHLLLLLRSSGAAVGRRMPLNLCLVIDRSGSMEGEPLEYVKRACGYVVDLLEPTDILSIVTFEEQVEVVMPARRVVNKALVKEHINRIQAGNTTNLYDGMVVGCQQVASVPPGGYLSRVLLLTDGEPTAGIKDFASIVGQVGEQRARGLSITALGFGSEYNEELMAGIARRSGGNYYYIAQPTLIPEVFRRELETLMTITARDVRVRISLPRGVQCRYVYGVPAPALRPRSVEFTLPDIERGSTVANLSELEIDRHVPGTYRLARVDVSYDDVVSARAETLTAEAVVRFVPGRAEAEATRNPIVQRELEVHLASRNLEKTMMGMRTQQLSAGGVMQELQRTRTVLMQAGRAEQAREVGQAMDALRQGGEVEKTLIGTIVNLDQGKKRE; translated from the coding sequence ATGGAGGATCGCACGCATCAGATCGCCGGGCAGTCTGGCCCGGCCCGCCCGGGGCCGGCCGACCGCACCGTGGTGACCGGCGCGCAGGGCGCGGCCCCGGACGCGATGCGCACCACGATGGGCGCGCCCATGCGCGGCCTGGAGATCGAGGCCGTTCCCGGCGCCTCCTCGCTCTATGCGGCGAGCCCCACGCGCGAGCACCTGCTGCTGCTTCTGCGCTCGTCCGGCGCGGCCGTCGGCCGGCGCATGCCGCTCAACCTCTGCCTGGTGATCGACCGCTCCGGCTCGATGGAGGGCGAGCCGCTCGAGTACGTCAAGAGGGCCTGCGGCTACGTGGTGGACCTGTTGGAGCCGACCGACATCCTCTCGATCGTCACGTTCGAGGAGCAGGTGGAGGTCGTCATGCCCGCGCGTCGCGTGGTGAACAAGGCGCTCGTGAAGGAGCATATCAACCGGATCCAGGCAGGCAACACCACCAACCTGTACGACGGCATGGTCGTCGGTTGCCAGCAGGTGGCGAGCGTGCCTCCTGGCGGCTACCTGAGCCGGGTGCTGCTGCTCACGGACGGCGAGCCAACCGCCGGCATCAAGGACTTCGCGTCCATCGTGGGGCAGGTGGGCGAGCAGCGCGCGCGCGGGCTCAGCATCACGGCGCTGGGCTTTGGCAGCGAGTACAATGAGGAGTTGATGGCCGGAATCGCCCGCCGCAGCGGGGGCAACTACTATTACATCGCCCAGCCGACCCTCATCCCGGAGGTGTTCCGCCGCGAGCTTGAGACGCTGATGACGATCACCGCCCGCGACGTGCGGGTGCGGATCTCGCTACCGCGCGGCGTGCAGTGCCGCTACGTGTACGGCGTGCCGGCGCCGGCGCTCCGCCCGCGATCGGTCGAGTTCACGCTGCCAGACATCGAGCGTGGATCCACCGTTGCCAATCTCTCGGAGCTCGAGATCGACCGGCACGTGCCGGGCACCTATCGCCTGGCCCGTGTCGACGTCTCCTACGACGACGTGGTGTCCGCGCGCGCCGAGACGCTCACTGCCGAAGCGGTGGTGCGATTCGTGCCCGGCCGCGCCGAGGCGGAGGCGACGCGCAATCCCATCGTTCAGCGCGAGCTCGAGGTGCATCTGGCAAGCCGCAACCTGGAGAAAACGATGATGGGCATGCGGACCCAGCAGCTCAGCGCGGGCGGCGTGATGCAGGAGCTACAGCGCACGCGAACGGTGCTGATGCAGGCAGGGCGCGCCGAACAGGCCCGCGAGGTGGGCCAGGCCATGGACGCGCTGCGCCAGGGCGGCGAGGTCGAGAAGACCCTTATCGGCACGATCGTCAACCTTGACCAGGGCAAGAAGCGCGAGTAG
- a CDS encoding Rieske 2Fe-2S domain-containing protein has protein sequence MRKVFHRVAAHDAVVPGTGIPVVAGGENDCVLFRTIEGAYHATGALCPHQNEPLDRGRLEGREVVCRRHHLRFDLASGACTNAGGFDLRTFEVRVESDGVYIGVWED, from the coding sequence ATGCGCAAGGTCTTTCACCGCGTGGCGGCGCACGACGCGGTGGTGCCGGGCACGGGCATCCCGGTCGTGGCCGGCGGCGAGAACGATTGCGTGCTCTTCCGGACCATCGAGGGCGCCTACCACGCCACGGGCGCCCTCTGTCCCCACCAGAACGAGCCGCTTGACCGCGGCCGCCTGGAGGGGCGCGAGGTGGTCTGCCGCCGCCACCATCTGCGCTTCGACCTCGCCAGCGGCGCCTGCACGAACGCGGGCGGCTTCGACCTGCGTACCTTCGAGGTGCGCGTGGAGTCGGACGGCGTCTACATTGGCGTCTGGGAGGACTGA
- a CDS encoding FHA domain-containing protein → MLYRWAQSGGLAATLRRAGIEVSGPQPTSEPAAPWEPNAAPAPIVADPSLCPFCGQRKDGGGNCACTLGSAVDATLAPAAAGQPRLVATVGAYAGGIFPIDPTGATVGRDTANQIALPDDTTVSRRHAAIRPENGAFTVTDEGSSNGVFVNGVRIDHARPLRPGDEVQIGATRFRFDW, encoded by the coding sequence ATGCTCTACCGCTGGGCCCAGTCCGGCGGGCTGGCCGCCACACTGAGGCGCGCCGGCATCGAGGTCTCCGGTCCGCAGCCGACCTCCGAGCCCGCGGCCCCGTGGGAGCCCAACGCCGCGCCCGCGCCCATCGTGGCGGATCCATCGCTCTGCCCGTTCTGCGGTCAGCGCAAAGACGGCGGGGGCAACTGCGCTTGCACGCTCGGATCCGCCGTGGACGCCACGCTCGCGCCCGCCGCTGCGGGCCAGCCGCGCCTGGTCGCGACCGTCGGCGCCTATGCCGGCGGGATCTTCCCCATCGACCCGACGGGCGCTACGGTGGGCCGCGACACCGCCAACCAGATCGCGCTGCCCGACGACACGACGGTGTCGAGGCGGCACGCGGCCATTCGTCCGGAGAACGGCGCGTTCACGGTGACGGACGAGGGATCGAGCAACGGGGTCTTTGTCAACGGCGTGCGCATCGACCACGCGCGCCCCCTGCGGCCGGGAGACGAGGTGCAGATTGGCGCCACGCGCTTCCGGTTCGACTGGTAG
- a CDS encoding glycosyltransferase: MRIGMFSECYEPVQNGVTTSVRTLVEQLRALRHHVFVVAPHFSEHIDAGPFILRVPSVQTPLNRDYPFAYPWFPKLRRAIRRAAPDIVHSHNPFFVGMLAARVARRLDLPLVSTYHTLYNHYAHYLSFLPEPAIQTALRWWIPEYYNRCAQVIVPSAVAERSLRGYGVTAPVTAVPTAVPLPDPALLTPEARLGARKRWGIGPDDPLLLYVGRIAREKNLELVLAAFDAVWQRHPAARLLVVGGGPHLEECRAAAQGLAGGARVRFAGPVPHDELTPVYAAADVFVFGSTTETQGLVMAEARAAGTPCVVARGGGASETVRDGEDGFVVPPESAALAERVRWLLEDTRLRARFRRNCLRNARGHTPDAMARRVLTVYDAALAARVKPVAPTAPR, encoded by the coding sequence ATGCGTATTGGCATGTTCTCGGAGTGCTACGAGCCCGTGCAGAACGGCGTCACGACGTCGGTACGCACACTGGTAGAGCAACTCCGCGCCCTGCGACACCACGTCTTCGTCGTGGCGCCGCACTTCTCCGAGCACATCGACGCCGGGCCCTTCATCCTGCGTGTGCCCTCGGTGCAGACTCCTCTCAACCGCGACTACCCGTTCGCCTACCCCTGGTTCCCGAAGTTGCGCCGGGCCATCCGCCGCGCGGCACCGGACATCGTGCACTCGCATAACCCCTTCTTCGTGGGCATGCTCGCCGCGCGCGTGGCGCGGCGGCTCGATCTGCCGCTGGTGTCGACGTACCACACCCTCTACAACCACTATGCCCACTACCTCTCCTTCCTGCCCGAGCCGGCCATCCAGACCGCGCTGCGCTGGTGGATCCCCGAGTACTACAACCGCTGCGCGCAGGTGATCGTGCCTTCCGCCGTGGCGGAGAGGTCGCTGCGTGGCTACGGCGTTACCGCGCCCGTGACGGCGGTGCCGACGGCCGTGCCTCTCCCCGATCCGGCTCTCCTGACGCCGGAGGCGCGCCTCGGCGCGCGCAAGCGCTGGGGGATCGGGCCGGACGACCCGCTCCTGCTCTACGTCGGCCGAATCGCGCGGGAGAAGAATTTGGAGCTCGTGCTGGCGGCCTTCGACGCGGTCTGGCAGCGCCATCCCGCCGCGCGGTTGCTGGTGGTCGGCGGTGGGCCGCACCTGGAGGAGTGCCGCGCCGCCGCCCAGGGCCTGGCCGGCGGCGCGCGCGTGCGGTTCGCCGGGCCCGTTCCGCACGACGAGCTGACGCCGGTCTATGCCGCCGCGGACGTGTTCGTGTTCGGGTCGACCACGGAGACGCAAGGGCTCGTGATGGCGGAGGCGCGCGCCGCCGGGACGCCGTGCGTCGTGGCGCGCGGCGGCGGGGCATCGGAGACGGTGCGTGACGGAGAAGATGGGTTCGTGGTCCCCCCGGAGTCGGCGGCCCTCGCGGAGCGCGTTCGCTGGCTGCTGGAGGACACGCGCCTGCGCGCGCGCTTTCGCAGGAATTGCCTCCGCAACGCGCGCGGCCACACGCCCGATGCGATGGCGCGGCGAGTCCTCACCGTATACGATGCAGCGCTCGCCGCGCGCGTGAAGCCGGTGGCGCCGACAGCGCCGCGCTGA
- a CDS encoding FHA domain-containing protein, translating into MKERTQPVFGAPFPGPAMADLHRGQVTPDQLGTRLVGVAGLYRGHTFALVGETVTIGRDPHCMVALCNDPTVSRAHARVVLEDAGHVLHDECSANGSFVNGVLVRACVLAPGDVVQCGTTRLRYE; encoded by the coding sequence ATGAAAGAACGCACGCAGCCCGTGTTCGGCGCGCCCTTCCCCGGGCCTGCGATGGCGGACCTGCATCGCGGCCAGGTGACGCCGGACCAGCTCGGCACGCGGCTCGTCGGGGTTGCCGGGCTCTATCGCGGCCACACCTTTGCCCTTGTCGGCGAGACGGTCACCATCGGGCGCGACCCGCACTGCATGGTCGCGCTCTGCAACGATCCGACCGTCTCGCGCGCCCATGCGCGGGTCGTGCTCGAAGACGCCGGCCACGTGCTTCACGACGAGTGCTCCGCGAACGGCTCGTTCGTCAATGGCGTCCTGGTGCGCGCGTGCGTGCTGGCGCCCGGAGACGTCGTCCAGTGCGGCACGACTCGCCTGCGGTACGAGTAG
- a CDS encoding NAD(P)H-hydrate dehydratase codes for MRVVTAAEMRDLDSRAIGEAGMPGVVLMENAGRAVASVLTRRFGGLVGTRVHVACGTGNNGGDGFVVARLLALGGARVAVSLAGDAERVRGEARVHLSLLHAAGAERVDVVGDADLYVDALLGTGSRGAPREPHASAIRRMNASGRPIVAVDIPSGVDADTGAIEGDAVDATVTVTFAFPKLGMFIAPGAARVGDLVVDHIGFAWTSLGADASAEWFQAEDAHALLVPRRRDAHKGDFGHVLICGGSDGMSGAPTMAARSALRAGAGLVTVAAPRTAQRVVAARLEEAMTMALPEERGALSAAAIEPLRRAAVRCDALCVGPGGSRQPGASDAMLGLLVGADIPAVVDADALNALAARPDALRGRKASTVLTPHPGECGRLLGTDAAGVQSDRVSAARRCAGRYGAVVVLKGSHTLVCDGRGPANRERTVSINTTGNPGMATAGSGDSLTGIVGAFLAGGMDAWDAARLGAHVHGRAGDLAASVLGERAMVAGDIIDQVSAALRDLEGQG; via the coding sequence ATGAGGGTCGTTACTGCCGCCGAGATGAGGGATCTGGACTCCCGCGCCATCGGAGAGGCCGGGATGCCCGGTGTCGTCCTGATGGAGAACGCGGGACGCGCCGTCGCCAGCGTGCTCACGCGACGATTCGGCGGGCTAGTGGGCACGAGAGTGCACGTCGCCTGCGGAACGGGCAACAACGGCGGCGACGGGTTCGTGGTGGCGCGCCTGCTCGCACTGGGCGGCGCGCGCGTGGCGGTGTCGCTGGCGGGCGATGCGGAGCGCGTGCGGGGCGAGGCGCGGGTGCATCTCTCCCTGCTCCACGCCGCCGGCGCGGAGAGGGTCGACGTCGTGGGCGACGCCGATCTGTACGTCGATGCCCTGCTGGGCACCGGCTCACGCGGTGCGCCGCGCGAGCCGCACGCCTCCGCGATCCGGCGCATGAACGCGTCCGGTCGGCCCATCGTGGCCGTCGACATCCCGTCGGGTGTGGACGCGGACACCGGCGCCATCGAGGGCGATGCCGTCGATGCCACGGTGACGGTCACGTTCGCGTTCCCGAAGCTCGGGATGTTCATCGCGCCAGGCGCCGCGCGCGTGGGCGACCTCGTGGTGGACCACATCGGCTTCGCGTGGACGTCGCTAGGTGCGGACGCCTCCGCGGAGTGGTTCCAGGCCGAGGACGCGCACGCGCTTCTTGTCCCGCGACGGCGTGATGCCCACAAAGGCGACTTCGGTCACGTATTGATCTGTGGAGGATCGGACGGAATGAGCGGCGCACCCACCATGGCCGCGCGATCCGCGCTGCGTGCCGGAGCCGGCCTCGTAACGGTCGCGGCCCCGCGCACGGCGCAGCGTGTCGTGGCTGCGCGACTGGAGGAGGCCATGACGATGGCGCTGCCTGAGGAGCGAGGAGCGCTCTCGGCTGCGGCCATCGAGCCGCTGAGGCGCGCCGCCGTGCGATGCGACGCGCTCTGCGTGGGGCCGGGCGGCTCGCGTCAGCCGGGCGCTAGCGACGCCATGCTTGGCCTCCTCGTCGGGGCCGACATCCCCGCCGTGGTGGACGCCGACGCTCTGAACGCGCTCGCCGCCAGGCCAGACGCGCTGCGCGGCCGCAAGGCCTCCACCGTGCTCACGCCGCACCCGGGCGAGTGCGGCCGACTGCTCGGGACCGACGCGGCCGGCGTGCAGTCCGACCGCGTGAGCGCGGCCCGCCGCTGTGCCGGGCGCTACGGGGCCGTGGTTGTCCTGAAGGGGTCGCACACGCTGGTCTGCGATGGTCGCGGACCGGCGAACCGCGAACGGACCGTGAGCATCAACACAACCGGCAATCCGGGCATGGCGACGGCAGGGAGCGGCGATTCGCTCACGGGCATCGTCGGCGCCTTCCTCGCCGGCGGGATGGACGCCTGGGACGCGGCGCGCCTGGGAGCGCACGTGCACGGCCGGGCGGGCGACCTGGCGGCCTCCGTGCTCGGTGAGCGCGCGATGGTGGCCGGCGACATCATCGACCAGGTGAGCGCCGCGCTTCGGGATCTGGAGGGACAGGGATGA
- a CDS encoding helix-turn-helix domain-containing protein produces the protein MRLDEWQKWLDDQFLDVESEGPGRQAGESGARPGASPAAAGAGIVEPPPAEAAVAPAPPEAPPASAASADPPQGGDSVELPEIDQYLPFLRARMASAPAPAPVAPLDEAPSPEPAPLDEAPAAERPMLAASEPPAAAEPPVHAEPARAADDLLARNEPIATGGEAEPAAPDAAGAAAGGTPAVAARRTPARKARHARNVRPAEVVEEIDAATLWGLVPRHIQTLVAMGPDETAQRSYRRQFRESRLELLGRLLDPTLSLEDAARLLNVCPTTVRRYTNRGLLTHQRTSGDQRRFRLSDVLAFLEAQSAARSR, from the coding sequence GTGAGGCTGGACGAGTGGCAGAAGTGGCTTGACGACCAGTTTCTTGACGTGGAGTCCGAGGGGCCCGGGAGGCAGGCGGGCGAGTCGGGCGCGCGGCCGGGCGCCTCTCCCGCCGCGGCCGGCGCTGGCATCGTGGAGCCGCCGCCCGCTGAGGCGGCCGTCGCTCCCGCTCCGCCGGAGGCGCCTCCTGCCTCGGCTGCGTCCGCCGACCCGCCGCAGGGGGGCGACAGCGTCGAGCTACCCGAGATCGACCAGTACCTGCCCTTCCTGCGCGCGCGCATGGCGTCCGCGCCGGCTCCCGCGCCCGTCGCTCCGCTCGACGAGGCGCCGTCTCCGGAGCCCGCTCCGCTCGACGAGGCGCCGGCGGCGGAGCGGCCCATGCTTGCGGCGTCCGAACCCCCCGCCGCCGCCGAACCCCCGGTTCATGCCGAGCCTGCGCGCGCGGCAGACGACCTGCTCGCCCGCAACGAGCCCATCGCCACCGGCGGCGAGGCGGAGCCCGCCGCACCTGACGCGGCCGGCGCGGCGGCGGGGGGCACGCCTGCCGTCGCGGCGCGCCGGACGCCGGCCCGCAAGGCCCGCCACGCGCGGAACGTGCGGCCCGCCGAGGTCGTCGAGGAGATCGATGCGGCCACGCTCTGGGGGCTGGTGCCCAGGCACATCCAGACGCTGGTGGCGATGGGCCCCGATGAGACGGCGCAACGCTCCTACCGCCGGCAGTTCCGTGAGAGTCGACTGGAGTTGCTCGGCCGCCTGCTGGACCCGACTCTGTCGCTTGAGGACGCGGCCAGGCTCCTGAACGTGTGCCCGACCACGGTGCGACGGTACACCAACCGCGGTCTGCTGACGCATCAGCGAACCAGTGGCGACCAGCGGCGATTCCGGCTTTCCGACGTGCTGGCGTTTCTTGAGGCGCAGAGCGCGGCCCGGAGCCGGTAG
- a CDS encoding FHA domain-containing protein has protein sequence MRPRILLGTLFGAVGGFFGFLLQEALVPHDAVLQTPLREQLVLGMLVGSMLGIAIGAVEGTVIGSPRVLLRGAVLGCVIGAMGGMLGIYFGGIAFNWALFGRSPGITGPTGILDFGQVVLARAIGWSFLGALPGLAAGAATLSRKRALHGLIGGLLGGFIGGLVFDLVATVIAQPLEGAAAGAAGETGVIEIGGISRAVGFTTIGGLAGLFIGLVEELMKQAWVRVLAGRNEGRDYILSKSLVVIGRDERADIPVFGDPTLAPQHAAIRAEQGRHVLLDGGAPPHSLVNGQPVTEQLLRDGDMVQLGTVRLLFREKATASRVGRPATDAPLATSALGAVAMPSHLCPFCGAQKDAQGHCLCSVPGASGAAASANAAADAFAAGPFGAPLTYAPDGAGNRLAAMQGPYQGQVFALAADNTSVGRDPGSDIALTADTTVSRRHARIVADAGRHTVYDEGSTNGTFVNNVRVTAQALAVGDVLQIGATHLRYE, from the coding sequence TTGCGACCGCGCATACTGCTGGGAACGCTGTTCGGCGCCGTCGGCGGCTTCTTTGGTTTCCTGCTCCAGGAGGCCCTGGTGCCGCACGACGCCGTCCTGCAGACGCCGCTGCGTGAGCAACTCGTCCTCGGCATGCTCGTTGGCTCGATGCTGGGGATCGCCATCGGCGCCGTGGAGGGCACGGTCATCGGCTCGCCGCGCGTGCTGCTGCGCGGCGCTGTGCTCGGCTGCGTCATCGGCGCCATGGGCGGAATGCTCGGCATCTACTTCGGCGGCATCGCCTTCAACTGGGCGCTGTTCGGGCGCAGTCCCGGCATCACGGGCCCAACCGGCATCCTGGACTTCGGGCAGGTCGTGCTCGCCCGCGCCATTGGGTGGTCCTTTCTGGGCGCGCTTCCCGGGCTGGCCGCCGGCGCTGCGACGCTCTCGCGTAAGCGAGCCCTTCACGGCCTCATCGGCGGGCTGCTCGGCGGCTTCATCGGCGGCCTTGTGTTCGACCTGGTGGCCACGGTCATCGCCCAACCGCTCGAGGGCGCCGCGGCCGGCGCGGCGGGCGAAACCGGCGTCATCGAGATCGGCGGCATCAGCCGGGCCGTTGGCTTCACGACGATCGGCGGCCTCGCCGGACTGTTCATCGGGCTCGTCGAGGAGCTGATGAAGCAGGCCTGGGTGCGCGTGCTCGCCGGGCGCAACGAGGGGCGCGACTACATCCTCTCGAAATCGCTCGTCGTGATCGGCCGCGACGAGCGGGCCGACATCCCGGTGTTCGGCGATCCCACGCTCGCGCCCCAGCACGCCGCAATCCGCGCCGAGCAAGGGCGCCACGTGCTGCTGGATGGTGGCGCGCCGCCCCACAGCCTGGTGAACGGCCAGCCCGTGACGGAGCAGCTTCTGCGCGACGGCGACATGGTGCAGCTCGGCACGGTCCGCCTGCTGTTTCGCGAGAAGGCCACGGCATCGCGCGTGGGCAGGCCCGCCACCGACGCGCCCCTAGCGACGAGCGCCCTGGGTGCCGTCGCGATGCCCTCGCACCTGTGCCCGTTCTGCGGCGCGCAGAAGGACGCCCAGGGGCACTGCCTCTGCAGCGTTCCTGGCGCGTCGGGAGCTGCCGCGTCAGCGAACGCCGCGGCGGACGCGTTCGCGGCCGGGCCGTTCGGCGCGCCGCTGACCTACGCACCGGACGGCGCCGGCAACCGGCTCGCGGCCATGCAGGGCCCCTACCAGGGACAGGTCTTTGCGCTGGCTGCCGACAATACGTCGGTGGGGCGAGACCCCGGTAGCGACATCGCCCTCACCGCCGACACCACCGTCTCGCGACGGCACGCCCGCATCGTCGCGGACGCCGGCCGCCACACGGTCTACGACGAAGGATCCACCAACGGAACGTTTGTGAACAACGTCCGTGTGACGGCGCAGGCACTGGCGGTCGGCGATGTGCTGCAGATTGGGGCGACGCACCTGCGCTACGAGTGA
- a CDS encoding GTP 3',8-cyclase MoaA gives MQDSYGRVIDYLRVSMTDRCNFRCIYCMPEEGAPIAPRDHLLTGEEIVRLVGIAARLGVRKVRLTGGEPLVRPDLTSIVKRIASLDGIGDLSLTTNGYRLAGKAPELAAAGLTRVNVSVDTLREDRFAAIARRGDLASVLAGVAAARNCGLSPVKLNTVLMRGVNDDEVVDFARLTMEDPFDVRFIELMPIAWSTGVDTQADLRALCGAARTRSANVTVFAHQDEASFAETFRLSDGGTGMLDAAAMRRLFVPAAEARERIERALGPLEPAEVLTNGPARSFRLPRATGTVGFISQMTRDFCERCNRLRLTADGFLRPCLMADGEVDMRTPMRTGATDADLAELILLTVRHKPKEHRIADGVMPTERGMSQIGG, from the coding sequence ATGCAGGACTCCTACGGCCGCGTGATCGACTATCTGCGCGTCAGCATGACCGATCGGTGCAACTTTCGGTGCATCTATTGTATGCCAGAGGAGGGCGCGCCGATCGCGCCGCGCGATCACCTCCTGACCGGCGAGGAGATCGTGCGGCTCGTGGGCATCGCGGCGCGCCTGGGGGTGAGGAAGGTGCGCCTCACGGGGGGCGAGCCTCTCGTGCGGCCCGACCTGACATCCATCGTGAAGCGGATCGCCTCCCTCGACGGCATCGGCGACCTCTCGCTGACCACCAACGGCTACCGCCTGGCCGGCAAGGCGCCCGAGTTGGCGGCGGCCGGCCTGACAAGGGTGAACGTGAGCGTCGACACGCTGCGCGAGGATCGGTTCGCCGCCATCGCGCGCCGGGGCGACCTGGCCTCGGTGCTTGCGGGCGTGGCGGCCGCGCGCAACTGTGGCCTGTCGCCGGTGAAACTCAACACCGTTCTGATGCGTGGCGTGAACGACGACGAGGTGGTGGACTTCGCGCGCCTGACGATGGAGGATCCCTTCGATGTGCGGTTCATCGAGCTGATGCCGATCGCCTGGTCGACGGGCGTCGACACGCAGGCCGACCTGCGGGCGCTCTGCGGAGCGGCTCGCACCCGCTCCGCCAACGTGACCGTGTTCGCTCACCAGGACGAGGCGAGCTTCGCGGAGACCTTTCGCCTGTCGGACGGGGGCACGGGGATGCTGGACGCAGCCGCCATGCGGCGTCTCTTCGTGCCGGCCGCCGAGGCGCGCGAGCGCATCGAGCGCGCGCTCGGCCCGCTCGAGCCGGCAGAGGTGCTCACGAACGGGCCGGCGCGCAGCTTCCGGTTGCCTCGAGCGACCGGCACGGTCGGGTTCATCAGCCAGATGACTCGCGACTTCTGCGAGCGCTGCAACCGCCTGCGCCTGACTGCCGACGGATTCCTGCGCCCCTGCCTGATGGCGGACGGCGAGGTGGACATGCGAACCCCGATGCGGACGGGCGCGACCGACGCGGACCTCGCCGAGTTGATCCTGCTCACCGTCCGGCACAAGCCCAAGGAGCACCGCATCGCCGACGGCGTGATGCCAACGGAGCGCGGGATGAGCCAGATCGGCGGCTGA
- the queA gene encoding tRNA preQ1(34) S-adenosylmethionine ribosyltransferase-isomerase QueA, whose protein sequence is MRTDDFDYVLPPELIAQAPLPRGESRLMVLQRRSGAIALRRFADLPEYLFPGDVAVFNDTRVTARRLAARREDGRPVEVLLIAPEGDADWAALVRPGRRARSGDTLVLPIAGGQALGACVVGIRSDGARVLRLADAGARDRLAGAGAAPLPPYIHTRLEDEERYQTVYASAGGSAAAPTAGLHFTPEMLEELRARGVRTAFVTLHVGVDTFRPVRTERVEDHAMHGEWHTVPEATARAVNAAEGRIVAIGTTVARALEAAADEDGTVRPVTGVTRLFITPGYRFRAVDVLLTNLHLPRSSLLMLVSALGGREQVAACYQAAIEARFRFYSFGDAMLVA, encoded by the coding sequence ATGCGAACCGACGACTTCGACTACGTGCTGCCTCCGGAGCTCATCGCCCAGGCGCCCCTGCCTCGCGGCGAGAGCCGCCTAATGGTGCTCCAGCGGCGGTCGGGCGCCATCGCGCTGCGCCGGTTCGCCGACCTGCCGGAGTACCTGTTCCCGGGCGACGTGGCTGTCTTCAACGACACCCGCGTCACCGCGCGCCGTCTGGCCGCCAGGCGCGAGGACGGGCGACCTGTGGAGGTGCTCCTGATCGCCCCGGAAGGGGACGCGGACTGGGCGGCCCTGGTGCGGCCGGGCAGGCGCGCGCGCTCCGGCGACACGCTCGTGCTGCCGATTGCCGGCGGGCAGGCGTTGGGGGCGTGCGTCGTTGGCATCCGATCCGACGGGGCGCGCGTACTCCGACTCGCGGACGCCGGCGCGCGCGATCGCCTCGCCGGCGCCGGCGCCGCGCCACTGCCGCCGTACATTCACACGAGGCTGGAGGACGAGGAGCGCTACCAGACGGTATACGCGTCGGCTGGCGGCTCGGCGGCGGCCCCGACGGCGGGCCTTCACTTCACGCCGGAGATGCTGGAGGAGTTACGCGCACGCGGCGTGCGGACGGCGTTCGTGACTCTGCACGTGGGGGTGGACACGTTCAGGCCGGTTCGAACCGAGCGTGTCGAGGACCACGCCATGCACGGCGAGTGGCACACGGTGCCGGAGGCGACCGCGCGCGCGGTGAACGCCGCCGAGGGGCGCATTGTGGCGATCGGCACGACGGTCGCGCGCGCGCTCGAGGCCGCCGCGGACGAGGACGGGACGGTGCGCCCCGTCACTGGCGTCACCCGCCTGTTCATCACTCCGGGCTACCGGTTCCGTGCCGTGGATGTGTTGTTGACCAACCTCCACCTGCCAAGGTCTTCGCTCCTGATGCTCGTGTCCGCGCTCGGTGGACGCGAGCAGGTGGCGGCCTGCTACCAGGCGGCGATCGAGGCGCGGTTTCGGTTCTACAGTTTCGGTGACGCCATGCTGGTGGCGTAG